One window of Populus nigra chromosome 5, ddPopNigr1.1, whole genome shotgun sequence genomic DNA carries:
- the LOC133695314 gene encoding peptidyl-prolyl cis-trans isomerase CYP65: MGKKQHSKDRMYITKTEWATEWGGAKSKQLQTPFKRLPFYCCALTFTPFEFPVCTADGSVFDLMHITPYIRKYGKHPVTGAPLKQGDLIPLNFHKNSEGEYHCPVLNKVFTEFTHIVSVKTTGNVFCYEAIKELNIKTKNWKELLTDELFTKDDLITIQNPNAIDSRNTLDFDHVKNALEIDDEELKKMSSDPSYNINISGDIKQMLAELGTEKGRQIALHGGGGSKAQNERAAALVAILAARSRIKEDPQSTSNKLPRAYSIVDAASASVHGRSAAAAKAAPDDKTAARIAMHMAGERAPVNSTMVKSRFTTGAASRSFTSTSFDPVTKNEFEYVKVEKNPKKKGYVQLQTTHGDLNIELHCDITPRTCENFITHCERGYYNGVAFHRSIRNFMIQGGDPTGTGRGGESIWGKPFNDEPNSKLLHSGRGVVSMANSGPHTNGSQFFILYKSANHLNFKHTVFGGVVGGLTTLAAMEKVPVDDNDRPLEEIKITSVTVFVNPYTELDEEEQEKAKDEKDIGDEENEKIGSWYSNPGTGTTESGTVGGGGGVGKYLKARNAKTESTAIDSGSSTIAVTKKRKVGVSAAEFKDFSGW, from the exons ATGGGGAAGAAACAGCACAGCAAGGATCGAATGTacataacaaaaacagaatGGGCCACGGAATGGGGCGGTGCCAAATCCAAACAACTCCAAACTCCTTTCAAACGTCTTCCTTTCTATTGCTGCGC TCTTACATTTACGCCGTTTGAGTTTCCAGTTTGCACAGCAGATGGCAGTGTATTTGATTTAAT GCACATAACTCCGTACATAAGGAAGTATGGGAAGCATCCTGTTACCGGAGCTCCGTTAAAGCAGGGTGATCTTATACCACTCAATTTCCATAAGAATTCCGAAG GAGAGTATCATTGCCCTGTGCTGAACAAAGTTTTTACAGAATTCACACACATAGTTTCTGTGAAGACTACAGGAAATGTGTTCTGCTATGAG GCAATTAAAGAATTAAACATCAAGACAAAAAACTGGAAAGAACTACTGACAGATGAACTGTTCACTAAGGATGACCTCATAACAATTCAG AATCCAAATGCCATTGATAGTAGGAATACTCTTGATTTTGATCATGTTAAGAATGCTCtggaaattgatgatgaag AGCTAAAGAAGATGAGTTCAGATCcatcttataatataaacatatCTGGAGATATCAAGCAAATGTTGGCAGAGCTTGGAACTGAGAAAGGAAGGCAAATTGCTCTTCATGGAGGTGGAGGCAGCAAGGCCCAAAATGAAAGGGCTGCTGCCCTTGTTGCCATTTTGGCTGCCAGGTCACGCATTAAAGAGGATCCCCAATCAACTTCAAACAAACTTCCAAGAGCTTATAGTATTGTAGATGCTGCATCTGCTTCAGTGCATGGAAGAAGTGCAGCAGCAGCTAAAGCTGCACCAGATGACAAAACTGCTGCTCGGATAGCTATGCACATGGCTGGTGAGAGGGCGCCTGTGAATTCAACAATG GTAAAGAGCCGTTTTACAACTGGTGCTGCTTCACGATCCTTCACTTCAACCTCTTTTGATCCTGTCACAAAAAATGAGTTTGAATATgtcaaagttgaaaaaaatccaaagaagaAAGGTTATGTTCAGCTGCAGACAACACATGGAGATCTAAACATTGAGCTTCACTGTGATATAACTCCAAGGACTTGTGAGAACTTCATCACTCATTGTGAGCGAGGTTATTATAATGGAGTAGCTTTTCATAGAAGCATTCG GAATTTTATGATTCAAGGTGGTGATCCTACTGGCACTGGGAGAGGAGGCGAATCTATATGGGGGAAGCCTTTCAATGATGAGCCAAACTCCAAGTTGCTCCACTCTGGAAGGGGTGTTGTCAGCATGGCTAATAGTGGTCCCCACACCAATggttctcagtttttcatcCTCTACAAGTCTGCCAATCATTTGAACTTTAAACATACAGTTTTTGGTGGAGTTGTTGGTGGCTTGACTACATTGGCGGCAATGGAAAAAGTTCCTGTTGATGACAATGACCGACCTCTG GAGGAGATAAAGATAACTAGTGTAACGGTATTTGTCAATCCTTACACAGAACTTGATGAAGAAGAGCAAGAGAAGGCTAAAGATGAGAAGGATATCGGGGACGAAGAGAAT gaaaagaTTGGGTCATGGTATAGCAATCCAGGCACAGGAACTACAGAAAGTGGAACtgtgggtggtggtggtggtgttggaaAGTACTTGAAAGCAAGAAATGCTAAAACTGAATCCACTGCAATCGAC